A genomic window from Agrobacterium larrymoorei includes:
- a CDS encoding TerC family protein: MDFLFTDFLGTPTWMWGIFITLVLGLLALDLGVLHKNSKEIGIKESLMMSGFYIAIGLAFGGWIWFQSGQQPAMEYVTGFVVEKSLAMDNIFIIAMIFSYFSIPRQYQHRVLLWGILGVIVLRGIMIAAGAAIVENFHWVLYLFAAFLVFTGIKMLFSADHEEQDIGKNPILKFLRTRLPVTDRLHEERFFVKQPDPKTGRLKTFVTPLFLALIMVEIADLIFAVDSIPAIFAITTDPFIVYTSNIFAILGLRALYFALAALIHRFAYLKYALAAVLVFVGSKIFLADMLGIAKIPPSISLGITVAILLTGIVGSLFATRNDKKVIDEV; this comes from the coding sequence ATGGACTTTCTGTTTACGGATTTTCTCGGTACCCCCACATGGATGTGGGGCATTTTCATCACTCTCGTTTTAGGCCTCCTGGCGCTCGATCTTGGCGTTCTGCATAAAAACTCCAAGGAGATCGGCATCAAGGAAAGCCTGATGATGTCGGGCTTCTACATCGCCATCGGCCTGGCCTTCGGCGGCTGGATCTGGTTTCAGTCCGGTCAGCAGCCAGCCATGGAATATGTGACGGGCTTCGTGGTGGAAAAAAGCCTGGCGATGGACAACATCTTCATCATCGCCATGATTTTTTCCTACTTCTCGATCCCGCGCCAGTACCAGCACCGCGTGCTGCTCTGGGGTATTCTCGGGGTGATCGTGCTGCGCGGTATCATGATTGCCGCCGGTGCCGCGATCGTCGAAAACTTCCACTGGGTTCTCTATCTCTTCGCCGCCTTCCTAGTGTTTACCGGCATCAAGATGCTGTTCTCGGCAGATCATGAGGAGCAGGATATCGGCAAGAACCCTATCCTGAAATTCCTGCGCACCCGCCTGCCCGTCACCGATAGGCTTCATGAGGAGCGGTTCTTCGTCAAGCAGCCCGACCCGAAGACCGGCCGGTTGAAGACCTTCGTGACGCCGCTCTTCCTGGCGCTCATCATGGTCGAAATCGCCGACCTGATCTTTGCGGTCGACTCGATCCCTGCGATCTTCGCGATCACCACCGATCCGTTCATCGTCTACACGTCGAACATCTTCGCGATCCTGGGTCTGCGCGCCCTCTACTTCGCGCTTGCCGCCCTGATCCACCGCTTCGCATATCTCAAATATGCGCTGGCTGCGGTTCTGGTCTTCGTCGGCTCGAAGATCTTCCTAGCGGACATGCTGGGCATCGCAAAGATCCCGCCGTCCATCTCGCTCGGCATCACCGTTGCGATCCTTTTGACGGGTATTGTCGGCTCGCTGT
- the rpsD gene encoding 30S ribosomal protein S4 has protein sequence MSKRESSKYKIDRRMGENIWGRPKSPVNRREYGPGQHGQRRKGKMSDFGTQLRAKQKLKGYYGEIREKQFRATYDEANRRKGDTSENLIGLLESRLDAIVYRAKFVPTVFAARQFINHGHVTVNGVRVNIGSYRCKVGDVIEVRQKSKQLAIVLEAVQLAERDVPDYIEVDHNKMTATFARVPALADVPYAVIMEPHLVVEFYSR, from the coding sequence ATGAGCAAGCGCGAATCGTCCAAGTATAAAATTGACCGCCGCATGGGCGAAAACATCTGGGGTCGTCCGAAGTCCCCGGTTAACCGTCGCGAATACGGCCCAGGCCAGCACGGCCAGCGCCGCAAGGGCAAGATGTCCGACTTCGGCACGCAGCTGCGCGCCAAGCAGAAGCTGAAGGGTTACTACGGCGAAATCCGCGAGAAGCAGTTCCGCGCAACCTACGACGAAGCAAACCGTCGTAAGGGCGACACCTCCGAGAACCTGATCGGTCTGCTCGAGTCACGTCTGGACGCCATCGTCTACCGCGCCAAGTTCGTACCGACCGTTTTCGCGGCTCGCCAGTTCATCAACCATGGCCATGTCACGGTTAACGGCGTTCGCGTCAACATCGGCTCCTACCGCTGCAAGGTTGGCGACGTCATCGAAGTTCGCCAGAAGTCCAAGCAGCTCGCGATCGTTCTCGAAGCTGTTCAGCTCGCAGAGCGCGACGTTCCGGACTACATCGAAGTCGATCACAACAAGATGACCGCGACGTTTGCTCGCGTACCGGCTCTTGCTGACGTGCCTTACGCCGTCATCATGGAACCGCATCTGGTCGTCGAATTCTACTCGCGTTAA